Sequence from the Fibrobacter sp. genome:
GATTGCGGGCCGCCATGCGGGCCGCCTGGAGCACGGCTTTCGCCTTCGCAGAGAAAATACCGTTGTTGTCAGCCATACCAAATCTCCTATCCGATATCCTGAATCAATCCGTTATGCATCACCACGCGGCGCCTTGCAAAGCTCGCCAGTTTCTCGTCGTGCGTCACGATCAAGAAGGCCTGCTTGAACATCTCGTTGAGTTCACCGAAAAGTTCGTTCAGCTTCGCGGAATTCGCCTCGTCGAGGTTGCCGCTCGGTTCGTCGGCCAGCACCAAATCCGGGTTGTTCATGAGCGCACGCGCAATCGCGATACGCTGGCGTTCACCGCCGCTGAGTTCGCGCGGCAGATGCTTAAGGCGTTCCTTGAGGCCCACCGTTTCCAGGAGCATCTCGGCGCGTTCGCGGCATTCCTTGTCGGACTTGCCCGCAATACGGCCCGGAACGCACACGTTCTCGATGGCGGTAAATTCGCTGAGCAGGTGGTGGAACTGGAACACGAAACCCACCTTGAAGCGGTGGTATTCATCGCGCTCTTCGCTATTGAACTTCGAAAGGGCCTTGCCCTTGAAGAGGATTTCGCCGGAAGTCGGGGTATCGAGCATCCCAACCAAGTTGAGGAACGTCGACTTGCCGGAACCCGAAGAACCCG
This genomic interval carries:
- a CDS encoding ABC transporter ATP-binding protein → MSSLLQTVDLRRVFSETGEKLEILKGVNFAMEEGELVALTGSSGSGKSTFLNLVGMLDTPTSGEILFKGKALSKFNSEERDEYHRFKVGFVFQFHHLLSEFTAIENVCVPGRIAGKSDKECRERAEMLLETVGLKERLKHLPRELSGGERQRIAIARALMNNPDLVLADEPSGNLDEANSAKLNELFGELNEMFKQAFLIVTHDEKLASFARRRVVMHNGLIQDIG